The following coding sequences are from one Methanococcoides orientis window:
- the rnp3 gene encoding ribonuclease P protein component 3, which translates to MADPVFYDLCVHCAPDGKSTQEEMVAMAKHLGFGGIALTNHSNSDSLPKGSSDKGFDILRGVELVSSNPSKLHGLVGKYRKKVEILAVHGGDDGINRAAVENPNVDILLHPGTPKGCGLNHVLAKSASDNNVAIAFDMASLIMLRGGRRVHTLSHFREILSLARKYDVPFLLTNNASLSYGMRAPREMMALATLFGMERDEALMALSDTPAEIIRRVRRGNNFICEGVEILEDDLSYMEGEDK; encoded by the coding sequence TTGGCTGATCCTGTGTTCTATGATCTTTGTGTTCATTGCGCACCAGATGGCAAAAGTACTCAGGAAGAAATGGTTGCAATGGCAAAACATCTGGGTTTTGGTGGCATTGCACTAACTAATCATTCAAATTCTGATTCCCTTCCAAAAGGCAGTTCAGACAAAGGCTTTGATATTTTAAGAGGCGTCGAGCTGGTCTCCTCCAATCCTTCAAAGCTTCATGGGCTTGTGGGGAAATATCGCAAAAAAGTGGAGATCCTTGCTGTACATGGCGGCGATGATGGGATAAATCGTGCAGCGGTGGAAAACCCAAATGTGGATATTCTTTTACATCCCGGCACTCCAAAGGGCTGTGGATTGAACCATGTACTTGCAAAGTCCGCAAGTGATAATAATGTCGCAATTGCATTTGATATGGCTTCCCTGATTATGTTACGCGGAGGCCGGCGTGTACACACTCTCTCCCATTTCAGGGAGATCCTGTCACTTGCAAGGAAATATGATGTTCCGTTCTTGCTTACGAATAATGCATCATTATCTTATGGTATGCGTGCTCCGCGAGAGATGATGGCTCTGGCAACACTTTTTGGAATGGAGCGCGACGAGGCCTTAATGGCTTTGAGCGATACTCCTGCAGAGATCATTAGGCGAGTTCGTCGTGGTAATAACTTCATATGCGAAGGTGTGGAGATACTTGAAGATGATCTTTCATATATGGAAGGTGAGGATAAATGA
- a CDS encoding Rpp14/Pop5 family protein, with translation MKILPPTQRTNKRYFAFELIGGAGVDRSDLLREIFSCAGSLIGDQGSSECDIRLLDFEDSKGVVRCLRERTDMTRAVLASVSSVNGKPVIVHVLGISGTVHGATTKYLEECTVYSPEEKP, from the coding sequence ATGAAGATACTTCCTCCCACACAGCGTACCAATAAAAGGTACTTTGCTTTTGAACTTATAGGTGGGGCTGGTGTGGATCGGAGTGACCTCCTTCGCGAGATATTTTCGTGTGCAGGGTCGCTTATCGGTGATCAGGGGTCAAGTGAATGTGATATAAGGTTACTTGACTTTGAGGATTCCAAAGGCGTTGTACGTTGCCTCAGGGAAAGGACTGATATGACGCGTGCAGTTCTTGCTTCTGTGAGTTCAGTCAATGGTAAACCAGTTATTGTTCATGTTCTGGGTATATCGGGTACTGTTCATGGAGCAACAACAAAGTATTTAGAAGAATGTACGGTATATAGTCCTGAAGAAAAACCATGA
- the psmA gene encoding archaeal proteasome endopeptidase complex subunit alpha, producing MQMAPQMGYDRAITVFSPDGRLFQVEYAREAVKRGTTAAGIKAKDGVVLLVDKRITSRLIEAESIEKIFQIDEHIGVATSGLVADARALVDRARVEAQVNMVTYDEPIGVEVLSKKICDHKQTYTQYGGVRPYGTALLIAGVDDNKPRLFESDPSGALLEYKATAIGAGRNTFMETFEEKHRDDMTMDEVVMLGMEALYRATDMKLDASTLEVGMVTLEDHQFRKCPEEEVASFVERILEEHKEDDKEEEPEGQQEE from the coding sequence ATGCAAATGGCACCACAAATGGGTTATGATAGAGCAATTACTGTTTTTAGTCCTGATGGAAGGCTTTTCCAGGTAGAGTATGCAAGGGAGGCTGTCAAGAGAGGTACTACGGCAGCTGGCATAAAAGCAAAGGACGGTGTGGTTCTGTTGGTAGATAAGAGGATCACAAGCAGATTGATAGAGGCAGAGTCAATTGAGAAGATCTTCCAGATAGATGAGCACATAGGTGTTGCAACATCAGGCCTTGTTGCAGATGCACGTGCACTTGTAGACCGCGCAAGGGTCGAAGCTCAGGTCAATATGGTCACATACGACGAGCCTATAGGCGTAGAGGTCCTTTCCAAGAAGATCTGCGACCATAAGCAGACCTATACTCAATATGGCGGAGTTCGCCCGTACGGTACTGCTCTTTTGATAGCAGGCGTTGATGACAACAAACCAAGGTTATTCGAAAGCGATCCCAGCGGCGCACTTCTTGAGTACAAGGCAACTGCTATTGGAGCAGGCAGGAATACCTTCATGGAAACCTTCGAGGAAAAACACCGCGATGACATGACCATGGATGAAGTTGTTATGCTTGGAATGGAAGCACTTTACAGAGCAACAGATATGAAACTGGACGCATCCACACTTGAAGTGGGTATGGTAACTCTTGAAGACCACCAGTTCAGAAAATGTCCTGAAGAAGAGGTCGCATCCTTTGTGGAACGCATTCTTGAAGAGCACAAAGAAGACGACAAAGAGGAAGAGCCAGAGGGACAGCAGGAAGAGTAA
- a CDS encoding ribosome assembly factor SBDS gives MVSLDESLVARLKKGSVQYEVLVDPDGALEFKKGGKAKIEDILAVEAIFEDAGKGYHASESDLSNAFETTDVFEIAAHIIKHGELQLTKEQRKHILEEKTRQVISTIAQNAINPQTRTPHPPARIEKAMEEAKVHIDPLKSVDEQVTIVMKAIRPIIPIRFEEVEVEVKIPADYAGKSYGDIAKFGTMLKDRWENDGSWVAVVKMPAGLQNDFYGLVNHLTKGDAETKLL, from the coding sequence ATGGTATCACTTGATGAATCATTGGTTGCAAGGTTAAAGAAAGGCAGCGTACAGTATGAAGTACTTGTGGATCCTGATGGAGCATTGGAGTTCAAGAAAGGTGGCAAGGCAAAGATCGAGGATATTCTTGCAGTTGAGGCCATCTTTGAGGATGCTGGCAAAGGATACCACGCGTCTGAGTCCGATCTGTCCAATGCATTCGAGACCACCGATGTGTTCGAGATCGCAGCACATATTATAAAGCACGGTGAACTTCAGCTTACTAAAGAGCAGAGAAAACACATTCTTGAGGAAAAGACCAGGCAGGTAATTTCCACTATTGCACAGAATGCGATAAATCCACAGACAAGAACTCCTCATCCACCAGCACGTATCGAGAAGGCTATGGAAGAGGCAAAGGTTCACATTGACCCATTGAAAAGCGTCGATGAGCAGGTCACCATTGTGATGAAAGCTATCAGGCCAATTATACCAATACGCTTTGAAGAAGTGGAGGTAGAGGTCAAGATTCCTGCAGACTATGCTGGTAAATCATATGGCGACATTGCAAAGTTCGGCACTATGCTCAAAGATAGGTGGGAAAATGATGGATCATGGGTTGCTGTGGTCAAGATGCCTGCTGGATTGCAGAATGATTTTTACGGTCTTGTAAACCATCTGACAAAAGGGGACGCTGAGACCAAACTTTTGTAA
- the rrp4 gene encoding exosome complex RNA-binding protein Rrp4, with the protein MDRKIVIPGQLLSDKEKTAGPGTYVKDGKVYSLLYGIANVKNKVSVVPFSGKYYPSRKDFIIGTVIDVTPSNWIMETGSPYDGLLHVSEYPKRVDSSEMRGCMSIGDCVIVRVKDVSKSMKVELTMREPGTRVLTKGRIIDVAPAKVPRVIGHSGSMVSILKKESNCDVFVGKNGRIWINGRSGDMDHLAAAIEMIERESHISGLTDKVGRFLRNEPETVAESDADELIEEERSTLPAKEDNVTEETCRKVDALLDDEVDEA; encoded by the coding sequence ATGGATCGGAAAATCGTAATCCCCGGACAGCTCCTTTCTGATAAGGAGAAAACGGCGGGACCGGGAACATATGTAAAGGACGGCAAGGTCTATTCCTTGCTCTATGGAATTGCAAACGTCAAGAACAAAGTTTCAGTTGTACCTTTCTCAGGAAAGTATTATCCTTCACGCAAGGATTTCATAATCGGTACTGTAATTGATGTAACTCCTTCGAATTGGATAATGGAAACTGGTTCTCCTTATGACGGATTGCTTCATGTTTCTGAATATCCAAAGCGCGTAGATTCCTCAGAAATGAGGGGATGTATGAGCATTGGGGATTGCGTAATTGTTCGTGTAAAGGATGTCAGCAAGTCCATGAAAGTGGAACTTACCATGCGTGAGCCTGGTACGAGAGTGCTGACAAAAGGTCGTATCATCGATGTTGCACCTGCAAAGGTCCCTCGTGTAATCGGTCACAGTGGTTCCATGGTCTCGATCCTTAAGAAGGAGTCGAACTGTGATGTGTTCGTAGGAAAGAACGGCCGTATCTGGATCAACGGAAGATCAGGTGATATGGATCATCTGGCGGCTGCTATTGAAATGATCGAACGTGAATCTCATATATCCGGTTTGACGGATAAAGTGGGCAGGTTCCTGAGAAATGAACCGGAAACGGTTGCGGAGTCGGATGCGGATGAGCTGATAGAGGAAGAAAGGTCAACTCTGCCCGCAAAAGAAGACAACGTTACAGAAGAAACCTGTCGTAAGGTCGATGCCCTTCTTGATGATGAAGTGGATGAGGCATGA
- the rrp41 gene encoding exosome complex exonuclease Rrp41 encodes MSDKPEKFIDENGIRLDGRRVDEIRPMTVEMGVLSRADGSCYLEWGNNKVLAAVYGPRELHPRRLQRPGEALVRYRYNMAAFSVEDRIRPGPSRRSTEISKVSGEAFEPVVMKQFYPSAVIDVFAEVLQADAGTRTAAINAATLALVDAGIPMKGLVAACAVGKVDGQLVIDLNKPEDNYGDADLPIAMTEDGEITLLQMDGNLTVEEINKGVEMVKAGCEQIFAIQKAALLEKFGTVDEEEVLEDAELQAELSSEEDVSEAVEEVEELVEEAAAEETEAQEEEEVEEAETMFEEDVAEFEEDEEENGEELEVVVAEVSEEEITSESEDIESNEEEGDKYEQ; translated from the coding sequence ATGAGTGATAAACCGGAAAAATTTATTGATGAAAACGGGATTCGCCTTGACGGTAGGCGTGTTGATGAGATCCGCCCTATGACTGTTGAGATGGGCGTACTCTCAAGGGCAGATGGTTCATGTTATCTTGAATGGGGTAATAACAAGGTTCTTGCTGCAGTTTATGGCCCGAGGGAACTTCACCCACGAAGGCTTCAGCGTCCAGGTGAGGCGCTTGTAAGATACAGGTACAATATGGCAGCATTCTCTGTTGAGGACCGCATACGTCCTGGTCCAAGCAGGAGGAGCACCGAGATATCCAAAGTAAGTGGAGAGGCATTCGAACCTGTTGTTATGAAACAGTTTTATCCATCAGCTGTTATTGATGTGTTCGCAGAGGTCCTTCAGGCTGATGCCGGAACAAGAACAGCTGCGATCAATGCTGCAACACTTGCATTGGTGGATGCCGGTATTCCTATGAAGGGTCTGGTGGCTGCCTGTGCTGTCGGTAAGGTGGATGGTCAGCTTGTGATCGATCTTAACAAACCTGAGGACAACTATGGTGACGCTGATCTGCCTATTGCAATGACCGAAGATGGTGAGATAACTCTCTTGCAGATGGACGGAAACCTGACCGTTGAGGAGATCAACAAGGGTGTCGAGATGGTCAAGGCAGGCTGTGAGCAGATATTTGCAATACAGAAAGCTGCTCTTCTTGAAAAGTTCGGAACTGTTGATGAGGAAGAGGTCCTTGAAGACGCTGAGCTTCAGGCTGAGCTATCCTCCGAGGAAGATGTCTCTGAAGCTGTTGAAGAAGTAGAAGAGCTTGTAGAAGAGGCTGCTGCAGAGGAAACCGAAGCCCAGGAAGAGGAAGAGGTCGAAGAAGCTGAAACCATGTTCGAAGAAGACGTCGCTGAATTTGAAGAGGACGAGGAAGAGAACGGGGAAGAGCTCGAAGTAGTAGTGGCAGAAGTAAGTGAAGAAGAAATCACTTCAGAGTCAGAGGACATTGAGTCCAATGAGGAAGAGGGTGACAAATATGAGCAATGA
- the rrp42 gene encoding exosome complex protein Rrp42: MSNEAVSRLKKDFIFNLALKGQREDDRAFDEMRDIKLETNVIDKAEGSAKVCYGDTQVIVGVKLQVGTPFPDSADKGVIITSMELNPIASPDFEAGPPRPKAIEMARVVDRGIRESGAIDLNKLCITEGEEVWMVFIDVHVLNDCGNLLDAASLGAIAALMTATIPAEREGRGEDTKMPIREMPVSLTFVNVGGEYFIDASNNEESICDTKVTIVSNQDGSICAMQKSGAGSLSEAKFLEAVEKSREIGAKIREEYLLNI; the protein is encoded by the coding sequence ATGAGCAATGAAGCTGTATCAAGGCTGAAAAAAGATTTTATATTCAATCTGGCTCTCAAGGGTCAGCGTGAGGACGATCGTGCATTCGATGAGATGCGTGACATCAAACTTGAGACCAATGTTATAGACAAGGCAGAAGGTTCTGCAAAGGTCTGCTACGGCGATACTCAGGTTATTGTGGGTGTAAAGCTTCAGGTCGGTACACCTTTCCCGGATTCTGCTGATAAAGGTGTCATAATCACCAGTATGGAATTGAACCCGATCGCTTCACCAGACTTCGAGGCAGGCCCCCCAAGGCCCAAAGCTATTGAAATGGCACGCGTGGTCGACCGTGGTATCCGTGAATCAGGCGCAATTGATTTAAACAAGTTGTGTATTACGGAAGGAGAAGAGGTCTGGATGGTCTTTATAGACGTCCATGTCTTAAACGACTGCGGAAACCTGCTGGATGCAGCATCACTTGGTGCAATTGCAGCTCTCATGACAGCAACGATCCCGGCAGAACGCGAAGGCCGTGGAGAGGATACGAAGATGCCTATTCGTGAGATGCCTGTATCACTTACCTTCGTTAATGTTGGTGGTGAATATTTCATCGATGCAAGCAACAACGAGGAGTCGATCTGTGATACAAAGGTCACTATCGTTTCCAACCAGGATGGTTCGATCTGTGCAATGCAGAAGAGCGGCGCAGGCTCACTTTCAGAGGCAAAGTTCCTGGAAGCTGTTGAAAAATCACGCGAAATAGGCGCTAAGATAAGGGAGGAATACCTCCTTAACATATGA
- a CDS encoding 50S ribosomal protein L37ae yields the protein MAKKYSRKGRVSRSAGRFGTRYGRRDRKLVADLEEKMHMPHKCANCARLTVKRVGTGIWKCKKCGYTFAGGTYLPTTTVGSTVMRSVKKATEQVE from the coding sequence ATGGCAAAAAAATACTCAAGGAAAGGACGTGTGTCCCGATCTGCAGGAAGATTCGGCACACGCTATGGAAGAAGAGACCGTAAGTTGGTTGCGGATCTTGAAGAAAAGATGCACATGCCACACAAGTGTGCAAACTGTGCACGCCTGACTGTAAAGAGAGTTGGGACCGGCATCTGGAAATGTAAAAAGTGTGGATATACCTTTGCAGGTGGCACATACCTTCCAACTACTACAGTAGGTAGTACTGTAATGAGGTCTGTTAAGAAAGCCACTGAACAGGTTGAGTAA
- a CDS encoding DNA-directed RNA polymerase subunit P, translating into MDYKCTRCKRPVEIDYEYTGIRCPYCGHRILVKERPQASIKTVKAE; encoded by the coding sequence ATGGACTACAAGTGCACTCGATGCAAGCGCCCGGTCGAGATCGACTACGAGTATACAGGCATCCGCTGTCCTTATTGTGGACACAGGATCCTTGTAAAGGAAAGGCCGCAGGCATCGATCAAAACAGTCAAAGCCGAGTAA
- a CDS encoding rRNA maturation protein, with protein MLITSSRKPSANTRTLCKYLASFFNCAYLTRGKMGLADVISCSDDSNVLVVGDYHGSPGSLMFYDEDGVELLSIRLSIFYPDGYKFSNLKSMEPVLMGDSELGNMLSFYFDIPQYECDGMAKCIRVEEDRMEFFYSGSLLFRLNVKSYRVPEVAD; from the coding sequence ATGTTGATAACTTCTTCTCGCAAACCTTCTGCCAATACTCGCACTTTGTGTAAGTATTTGGCATCATTTTTTAATTGTGCATATTTGACCCGGGGGAAAATGGGTCTTGCTGATGTTATATCATGTTCCGACGATAGTAATGTATTAGTCGTTGGTGATTATCATGGAAGTCCCGGAAGCCTCATGTTCTACGATGAAGATGGAGTAGAGCTTTTATCCATTCGTTTGAGCATTTTCTATCCCGATGGATACAAATTTTCTAATCTAAAATCCATGGAACCTGTTCTAATGGGGGATAGTGAACTTGGAAATATGCTGTCATTTTACTTTGACATTCCTCAGTATGAATGTGATGGAATGGCCAAATGCATCCGTGTGGAAGAAGACAGGATGGAGTTTTTTTATTCAGGCAGTTTACTATTCAGACTCAACGTAAAGAGCTACAGGGTACCGGAGGTAGCTGATTGA
- a CDS encoding KEOPS complex subunit Pcc1 — protein sequence MKLFSESVIMMDDAEAVYRSILPELETTVTDRSSVNVEVRNSSLVMHVSADDIISMRSTLNTWLRLVQIAHDVCVVGKNACKGI from the coding sequence TTGAAGCTATTTTCGGAATCTGTTATAATGATGGATGATGCCGAAGCTGTCTACAGGTCTATTCTGCCTGAGCTTGAGACCACTGTAACTGACAGGTCTTCTGTCAATGTAGAGGTCAGGAATTCTTCTCTTGTGATGCACGTAAGTGCTGATGATATAATTTCCATGCGTTCCACATTGAATACATGGCTCCGTCTTGTACAGATCGCACATGATGTCTGTGTGGTCGGCAAGAATGCCTGTAAAGGTATATGA
- a CDS encoding prefoldin subunit beta — protein sequence MSSEIPPQVQNQLAQLQQVQQQAQSLAMQKNQMASMQKESEMALEELEKLSDDAVVYRAVGDLQIQSTKEETVTKLKERLDTLSLRLQSLSRQEERISKRFTQLQEQLQQAMGTQGQ from the coding sequence ATGAGTTCAGAAATACCCCCACAAGTACAGAACCAGCTTGCACAATTGCAGCAGGTTCAGCAGCAGGCGCAGTCTCTTGCAATGCAGAAGAACCAGATGGCTTCTATGCAGAAAGAGTCCGAAATGGCGCTTGAGGAGCTTGAAAAGCTTTCAGATGATGCTGTTGTTTACAGGGCTGTAGGAGACCTTCAGATCCAGTCCACCAAGGAAGAGACTGTAACAAAGCTCAAAGAGAGACTTGATACACTTTCATTGAGACTTCAGTCACTATCCCGTCAGGAAGAGCGCATCTCAAAGCGTTTTACCCAGCTCCAGGAACAACTTCAGCAGGCAATGGGTACGCAGGGACAGTAA
- a CDS encoding DHH family phosphoesterase has product MQVDEVGFYNRLLDYHNILYLCHRNADPDAISSAFALSEAIGGTVGLVDGSNRVASLLVDKLDIDVVESPNPEDYDLVVVVDTSTSAQLNDIKLSNYCVIDHHATTALTENAAFYLHRNATSVAEIVYDVLNCMGAPIMHRLALGLMAGIVTDTGHFKHATSKTFKTFGEIIESSGVEYAEVLDLMASTPQDVSMRIAMLKSASRASIERINDWLVVTSNVSSFGGSASSMLINIGGDVAFVGTARGDSIRVSGRAKRDAVNAGVNLGKIMEEISGHYEGTGGGHAGAAGIDVIADMDTVLFECVESVREILKDKKNPLSL; this is encoded by the coding sequence ATGCAGGTTGATGAAGTTGGCTTTTACAATCGACTTCTGGATTATCACAACATCTTATATCTATGCCATCGCAATGCCGATCCCGATGCTATAAGTAGTGCATTTGCACTCTCTGAAGCAATAGGGGGGACCGTAGGTCTGGTAGATGGTAGCAACAGAGTTGCATCCCTTCTTGTTGATAAGCTGGATATCGATGTAGTAGAAAGTCCAAATCCAGAAGATTATGATCTGGTAGTGGTAGTAGATACATCTACCAGCGCACAGCTTAATGATATCAAACTTTCTAATTACTGCGTGATAGATCATCATGCAACTACTGCACTTACAGAAAATGCTGCTTTTTACCTTCACCGCAATGCAACATCTGTGGCGGAGATCGTCTACGATGTACTAAACTGCATGGGTGCTCCCATCATGCATCGACTGGCATTGGGCCTGATGGCAGGGATCGTTACGGATACCGGTCATTTCAAGCATGCTACAAGCAAGACCTTCAAGACATTTGGTGAGATAATCGAGTCAAGTGGTGTGGAGTATGCGGAAGTGCTTGACCTTATGGCTTCAACTCCTCAGGATGTCTCAATGAGGATCGCAATGCTCAAGTCTGCTTCACGTGCAAGTATAGAACGTATCAATGACTGGCTTGTGGTGACGTCCAATGTGAGTTCCTTTGGCGGCTCTGCATCATCCATGCTGATCAACATTGGCGGAGATGTTGCTTTTGTTGGCACTGCCCGTGGCGATAGCATCAGGGTTAGCGGTCGTGCAAAACGTGATGCTGTAAATGCAGGGGTAAATCTTGGAAAGATCATGGAAGAGATCAGCGGTCACTATGAAGGTACCGGTGGAGGCCATGCAGGTGCAGCAGGCATCGATGTCATTGCCGATATGGACACTGTTCTTTTCGAATGTGTCGAGTCGGTTAGAGAAATTTTGAAGGATAAGAAAAACCCGTTGAGTTTATAA
- a CDS encoding phenylacetate--CoA ligase family protein codes for MIEYWNPQIERMPVDELKKVQEQKLCQLVKYVYEHSPFYKKRFDDAGVKPEDIKTLDDVTKLPFTFKKDLRDTYPTGMFCVPNNKLVRFHVSSGTTGKPTVVGYTDNDIKAWSTSLARALTSIGVGRDDVMQIGYGYGLFTGGLGMHYGAEEAGCTVLPTSSGNTDRQIELMQDLGSTVIACTPSYLLFMIEAARDAGISFQDDTKLRVGVLGAEPWSEEMRKRIEDSTGIKAYDIFGTSELSGPLFTECQSQNGIHIWADQFLVEVINPDTGEPVANGERGELVITTLVKEALPLIRYRIGDITVLNWDECECGRTHPRIMRVLGRADDMLIVRGINVFPGQVESVLMDIPEVGEHFMIIVDRVNELDIMKVQIEMNDAAFSDKVTDIIDLEKKVGAALKGVLNLAVKVELVEHGSLPRSMGKAKKVIDNRKI; via the coding sequence ATGATAGAATACTGGAATCCACAGATCGAGAGAATGCCTGTCGATGAGTTAAAAAAAGTACAGGAACAGAAGTTGTGCCAGCTCGTAAAATATGTTTATGAGCATTCTCCTTTTTACAAAAAGAGATTCGATGATGCGGGTGTAAAACCTGAGGACATAAAGACACTGGATGATGTTACAAAGCTACCATTCACATTCAAGAAAGACCTGAGGGATACCTATCCGACAGGTATGTTCTGCGTTCCTAACAACAAGCTTGTACGTTTCCATGTTTCATCAGGAACCACCGGTAAGCCTACTGTGGTCGGTTACACTGATAATGACATTAAAGCATGGTCAACTTCCCTTGCACGTGCCTTGACATCCATTGGCGTAGGAAGGGATGATGTCATGCAGATCGGTTATGGCTATGGTCTTTTCACAGGTGGCCTTGGTATGCACTATGGTGCAGAGGAAGCCGGATGTACTGTTCTTCCGACAAGCTCCGGAAATACTGACAGGCAGATCGAACTTATGCAGGATCTTGGGTCCACTGTCATTGCATGCACTCCTTCATACCTTTTGTTCATGATCGAAGCTGCAAGGGATGCCGGCATCAGCTTCCAGGATGATACAAAGCTTCGTGTGGGTGTACTGGGTGCTGAGCCATGGTCTGAAGAGATGCGCAAGAGGATCGAGGATTCCACAGGCATCAAGGCCTATGATATATTCGGAACATCCGAACTTAGTGGTCCTCTTTTCACTGAATGTCAGTCTCAGAATGGTATCCACATATGGGCAGACCAGTTCCTTGTCGAGGTCATAAACCCTGATACCGGTGAACCTGTGGCAAATGGTGAACGCGGTGAGCTTGTGATCACAACACTTGTGAAGGAAGCATTGCCCCTTATCAGGTACAGGATAGGTGACATAACCGTTCTGAACTGGGATGAATGTGAATGTGGTCGTACACATCCACGTATCATGCGTGTACTGGGTCGTGCTGACGACATGCTTATCGTTCGTGGCATCAATGTCTTCCCGGGACAGGTTGAATCTGTTCTGATGGACATCCCTGAGGTTGGCGAACACTTCATGATCATCGTTGACCGGGTCAATGAGCTGGATATCATGAAAGTGCAGATCGAAATGAATGACGCTGCTTTCAGCGATAAGGTCACTGATATCATAGACCTTGAAAAGAAGGTAGGTGCAGCTCTTAAGGGCGTGCTGAACCTTGCTGTCAAAGTGGAACTTGTCGAGCATGGGTCATTGCCACGTTCAATGGGCAAGGCAAAGAAAGTTATCGATAACAGAAAGATATAA
- a CDS encoding ACT domain-containing protein translates to MEEKMIKQISLFAENKPGRLANIAEKFKESGINIRAFTIAEAGDFGIIRMVVDNPDSAHKVLHDAGFTVSETNVLGVEMEDVPGQLAMIADVLSEKDINIDYAYAFVTKTEKAFLIIRVNDIRGAVKALDDANVRLLDMSDVHDI, encoded by the coding sequence ATGGAAGAGAAAATGATCAAACAGATCTCATTATTTGCAGAGAACAAGCCGGGAAGGCTTGCAAACATTGCTGAGAAGTTTAAGGAATCCGGCATTAATATTCGCGCTTTTACTATTGCCGAAGCCGGGGACTTTGGGATAATCAGGATGGTTGTAGATAATCCCGATTCAGCTCATAAAGTGCTCCATGATGCAGGATTCACTGTATCCGAGACAAATGTTCTTGGTGTTGAGATGGAGGATGTACCCGGGCAGCTCGCCATGATCGCAGATGTTCTCAGTGAAAAGGACATCAACATCGATTATGCTTATGCCTTTGTCACAAAGACCGAAAAAGCATTCCTTATCATACGCGTAAATGATATCAGGGGTGCTGTCAAGGCTCTTGATGACGCAAACGTCCGTCTGCTCGATATGAGCGACGTGCATGATATTTAA
- a CDS encoding DUF2103 domain-containing protein, whose protein sequence is MEDNSIKNWEASLKGKLHGAHSTVIGERQGKKILGIISQHEEVKSIIPSVITVKGKSSPGGNLAAKVLRPDERGNLRMLLSHGTSSQEIRIVTTVATHDEGERVMEELNALLFDI, encoded by the coding sequence ATGGAAGATAATTCGATTAAAAATTGGGAAGCATCGTTAAAAGGGAAACTTCATGGTGCTCATTCCACCGTTATAGGTGAACGCCAGGGAAAAAAGATCCTCGGTATCATAAGCCAGCACGAAGAGGTAAAAAGCATCATTCCATCCGTTATAACTGTTAAAGGAAAGAGCTCACCTGGGGGGAATCTTGCTGCAAAGGTCCTGCGTCCTGATGAAAGGGGTAACCTGCGCATGCTTTTGTCTCACGGTACTTCCTCACAGGAAATTAGGATCGTTACGACAGTTGCTACTCACGATGAAGGTGAGCGTGTGATGGAAGAGCTTAACGCCCTGCTTTTTGATATCTAA